CAGTCAGGATCCGCTCGAGAAGCTTCCAGACGGGTTGCGGAGCAAGCTCGCCGCGCACTGGCGGATCGACGACGGCCTGGCGGCGGGGCAGATTGCCGGCGCGGTCGAGGCGCTGGCGCGCCGGCACGGCCCGGTCGAGCGACTCCTCGGTGCGCTCGAGCAGCTCCAGGTGCCGCTCGGCGAGGTCCGCGACGCGCTGGGGATCTCCGGCATGGGCGCCGAGACGGCGCGCAACTTCCGCGACAAGGCCCGGATGAAGGAGGTCCTGCAGGCCGCCGGGGTGCCGTGCGCGCGCCATGCTCGGCTTCGCGACGAAGCAGAGGCTTGGCGCTTCGTCGGCGACGTGGGCTATCCGGTGGTGTTGAAGCCGGTTGCCGGCGCGGGGGCCGCGTCGACGTTCCGTGTGGCGTCGGGCGACGAGCTTCGCGCGGCGCTCGCCGCGAATCCGCCGGGTGCGGGGCGGGAGGTGGTGGCGGAGGAGTTCGTGGTCGGCGACGAGCACTCGCTGGACACCGTCTCGCTCGCCGGCACGGCGGTCTGGCACTCGATCTCGGAGTACACGCCGGCGCCGCTCACCGTGGTGGAGAATCCCTGGATCCAGTGGACCGTGCTCCTGCCGCGCGAGATCGACGATCCGCACTTCGACGCGATCCGCCGGATCGGCAGCTCGGCGCTCACCGCCCTGGGCATGGGGACCGGACTGTCGCACATGGAGTGGTTCCGCCGCCGCGACGGCTCGGTCGTCGTCTCTGAGGTCGGGGCACGTCCGCCCGGGGCGCAGATCGTCTCGTTGATCTCCTATGCGCACGACCTCGACTTCTACCGGGCCTGGGCGCGGCTGATGGTCGACGAGAGCTTCGCCCCTCCCGAGCGCCGTTTCGCCGCGGGTGCCGCGTACTTCCGCGGGCAGGGGAGCGGTCGCGTGCGCGCCGTGCACGGCCTCGACGTGGCGCAGCGCGAGCTCGGCAGCCTGGTCGTCGAAGCGAAGCTGCCGCAGGTCGGACAAGTCGCCTCGCCGAGCTACGAAGGTCAGGGATACGCCATCTTCCGCCACCCGGAGACCGCCGTGGTCCGCCGGGCGCTCGCCCGGGTGGTGCAACTGGTGCGCGTCGAGCTCGGCTGACCGCCGGGCCGGGCGCCTTCGAACGAGGTGCTGTTGCCGTGAACGTGCTCTTCCTCTCGCCCGGCTATCCGACCGAGATGAACTACTTCGCCCGTGCCCTGGCACGGACCGGAGCGACGGTGTTCGGCCTCGGCGATCAGCCGCACGGCGCCCTGCCGGAGGCGGTGCGCGAACACGTCGCCTTTCACCTTCAGGTGCCGGATCTTTGGGACGAGCCGGCGGTGGAGGCCGCGGTGCGGGCACTGGCCGCCCGGCACCGGCTCGATCGCGTCGAGTGCCTCTGGGAGCCCGGCATGCTGCTCGCCGCGCGCCTGCGCGAGGCCCTCGGCCTGCCCGGAATGACCGTGGCGGAGACCCTGCCCTTCCGCGACAAGGAGCTGATGAAGCAGGCGCTCGAGGCGGCCGGCGTGCGAACGCCGCGCCACGCGCGCGCCGCGAGCGCGGCGGAGGTGCGTGCGGCGGCCGAACGCCTGGGCTTCCCGTTGATCGTCAAGCCGATCGCCGGGGCCGGCTCGGCCGACACCTACCGGGTCGCGTCGGCCGAGGAGCTCGACGAGGTGCTGCCGAAGATCCGCCACGTCGCCGAAGTGAGTGTCGAGGAGTACGTCGACGGCGAGGAGTACACCTTCGACACGATCTGCGCCGGTGGCGAGATCCTCTTCGCCAGCTCGAGCTGGTATCGCCCGAAGCCGCTCGTGGGACGCAGCGAGGAGTGGATCAGCCCGCAGACCGTGACCCTGCGCGACCTGAGCTCGCCGGGACTGGTCGCGGGGCGCGAGCTCGGACTCCGGGTGCTCGCTGCCCTCGGCTTCCGCACCGGCTTCACTCACATGGAATGGTTCCTCACGCCGCGCGGCGAGGCGGTCTTCGGCGAGATCGGCGCCCGGCCGCCCGGGGCGCGCTCGGTCGACACGATGAACTACTGCTGCGACAACGACGTCTACGCCGGATGGGCCGAAGCCGTGGTCCACGGCAGGCTCCACCGCACCTTCGAGCGGCGGTTCAACTCGGCGGTCATCTTCAAGCGGGCGCGCGGCCACGGCAGGATTCGTCGGGTCGACGGGTGGGAGCGCCTCCGCTCCGAGCTCGGAGCGGCCATCGTCGGCCACGATCTGTTGCCGGTCGGCGCGTACCGGCGCGACTGGAAGCAGACCTTGCTCTCGGACGGATGGGTCTTCGTGCGCCACCCCGATCTCGCGACGCTCTGCGCCATCGCCGATCGCGTCGGCAGCGAGCTCCATCTCTTCTCCGAGTAGCGCAGCCCGGTTTTCCTCCACGACGCAGTTCGGTTCATCGCGGTAAGCTCCGCCGTCTGAACACGAACCCAGGGCACGCGGCGCGGCACCGATGCGGCGCGTGCAGCGGAGAGCTCCATGGCCAGAACGCCTCTGTTCCGTCGTCTGCAGCGTGCATTCGCCTTGGCTCGCCTCGCCGAGCAGCGCGGCGAACCCGAGACCGAGCTCGTCGAGCGCCTTGCCGAAGCGCGCACGACGGCATTCTCCCGGCGCGAGGTCTTGGCGGTAGGCGGCTTCGCGGCGGCGGGCATCGCCCTCGGTGGACGGTGGATCGGAGCGGCGCCCGCGGCACCGGCGATGGGAGAGGTGGCGATCGTCGGGGCGGGTGTCGCCGGGCTCACGGCGGCCCACCGCCTCGTCCAGGCGGGGGTGTCGGCGCGGATCTACGAGGCCCAGGAGCGCGTCGGCGGCCGGATGCTCTCGCTGCGCCGCGCCTTTCCCGAAGGTCAGGTGTGCGAGCTCGGCGGCGAGCTGGTCGACACCAATCACACGGCGCTGCGTGGTCTCTGCGGCGAGCTGGGGCTCGAGCTCGACGACTTCACCCGCGACGATCCGGCGGTCTCGCGGGATGTCTGGTACTTCGACGGGCGGAGGATTCGCGACGCGGAGATCGTCGCCGCGTTCCGGCCGATCGCGCGCCAGATCGAAGCCGCCTGGGCGGCGCTGTCGGGAGAGGACGTCACGCAGGCGTCGCCGAACGGCGGCGAGACGGTCGACCGCCAGTCGATCGCCGAGTGGCTCGAGAAGGCGGGCTGCTCGGGTTGGCTCTATCGCCTGCTGGAAGTCGGTTACGTGACCGAGTTCGGGCTGGAGATCGACCGGCAATCGGCCTGGAATCTGCTCTCGATGATCTCGACCGAGCCGGGAGCGTTCGAGATCTTCGGCGAGAGCGACGAGCGCTTTCACATCCGCGGCGGCAACGACCAGGTGCCGCTGCGCCTCGCCGAAGGTCTCGGCGAGCGGATCGAGCGTGGCCACCGCCTCGAGGCGCTCACCCAGCGCAGCGACGGTCGTTTCGAGCTCACCTTCCGAACCGGCGAGAGCAGCAAGGTCGTGGCGGCCGAGCGGGTGGTGCTCGCCCTGCCCTTCACGCTGCTGCGACAGGTCGACCTGCGAATCGACCTGCCGGAGGTCAAGCGTCGGGCGATTACCGAGCTCGGCATGGGCATGAACGCCAAGGTGATGGTGGGCTTCGACGATCGCCTCTGGCGAACGCGCGGGCGCTCCAACGGCAGCGTGCTGACCGACCTGCCGTTCCAGCTCTCCTGGGAGTCGACCCGGCTGCAGCCGGGGCGCGGGGGGATCGTCGTCGCCTACAGCGGCGGTCTGCGCGGCCTCGAGGTAGGGCAGGGGACGCCGGCCGAACAGGCCCGCGCCTTCGCGCGCGAGTACGACCGCCTCTTCCCCGGCGTGGCCGCGAAGCGCAACACCGAAGCGCGCTTCCACTGGCCGACCCATCCGTGGACGCTCGGCTCCTACGCCTGTTACCTGCCCGGGCAGTGGACGGGGATCCGCGGCGCCGAAGGTGCCCGCGTCGGTGCGCTGCACTTCGCCGGCGAGCACACCTCGCTCGACTTCCAGGGCTACATGGAGGGGGGCTGCGAGTCGGGCGAACGCGTCGCCGGTGAGATCCTCACCGACCTCGGGCGCTCCAAGCTGCCGGCCGGAGGGTGAGGCCGCGGGCCGGCGCCGGAGGCTTCAGAGGAAGATCTTGCCCGGATTGAGGATCCCGCGAGGATCGAAGCTGCGCTTGATCGCGCGCATCAGGTCGATCGCCACGGGTGCGTGGCGCTGCGGCAGATAGCGACGCTGGGTCCAGCCGACGCCGTGCTCGCCGGTGATCGAGCCCCCCAGCTCGAGCACGGCGGCGAAGAGCTCGGCCTCCGCGGCGTCGCGCCGCGCCTCCCAGAGGGATTCCGGCAGGTCGCCTTGCAGGAGGTTGACGTGCAGGTTGCCGTCGCCCGCGTGTCCGTAGCAGATGGCGCGGATCCCCTGGCGAGCCGCCGCCCGACGAGCCGCGCGGACCAGCAGAGCCAACGCCGCGCGCGGCACGACGGTGTCGCACTCCTTGTACACCGATCGATGCTTGACCGCCTCGCCGACGCGCCGGCGGATCGCCCAGAGCCGATGCTGGTCGGCGCTGTCCTGGGCCACCAGGGCGTCGCGTCCGCCGAGCGAGATCGCCAGCTCCTCGATGCCCGCCGCTTCGACGAGCAGCGCCTCGTCGTCATCGCCGTCGAGCTCGACGAGCAACATCGCCGCCTGGCCGACGAGGCTCCCCGGCAAGGGCGTGAGCTCCGAGACCGCCTGCAACGCTCCCTCCTCGACCAGCTCGCAGGCGGCCGGAGAGAAGCCTGCGCGGAAGATCGCGGCGACCGCTCCGGCCGCGCCCTCGAGCTCGGCGAAGGGCAGGATCATGGTCAGCGAGGCGCGCGGCTTGCCGATCAGCCGCAGCGTGGCCGCGGTGAGCACCGCGAGCGTACCTTCCGAGCCGATCAGCAGTTGCGTCAGGTCGTAGCCGGCGACGTCCTTGCGATTCCTCCCGCCGGTCGCCAGGAGCGTGCCGTCGGCGAGCACCGCCTCGAGCCCGAGGACCCACTTGCGGGTCGTGCCGTACTTGCACGAACGCGGTCCGGCCGAGTCCTCGGCGAGATTGCCGCCGAGCAGGCAACTCTCGCGGCTCGCCGGGTCCGGCGGGTAGAAGAGGCCGAGCTCCTCGACGCGCGTCTGGAGGTCGGCGACCACGACCCCGGTCTCGGCGTCGACGGTGAGGTTCTCGCGGTCGATGGCGCGCACGCGGGTGAGGCGTTCGAGCGACAGCACGATCCCCCCGGCCGCCGGCAGGGCGCCACCGGACAGGCCGGTGCCGGCGCCGCGCGGGACGATCGGCAGCCGCTCGGCGTGCGCCAGCGCGAGCACGGCCTGCACCTGGGCGACGTCGACTGGCAGCGCCGCTGCGGCCGGAAGGAAACAGAGGCTCTCGGTTTCGTCGCGCCCGTAGCGGTCGCGGCTGACCTCGTCGCAGCGCAGGCCATCCGGTCCGAGGATCTCGGTCAGACGCTCGAGGTGCGTGGCTTGCGGCACGACCAGCCCGAGGGCGGTCGGGTCGAGGGGGGGGCGGCCGCTCATGGCTGGAGATAGCGGAGCAGCAGGGTGGCGGTGCCGAGGAAGGACATGAAGCCTCCGACGTCGGTGGCGGTGGTGACGAAGATCGAGCTGCCGAGGGCGGGGTCGAGCTGGAGTCGGCGGAGCAGCAGCGGCACCGAGGCGCCGAAGAGGCCGGCAACGGTGAGGTTTACCGTCTCGGCGAGCAGCAGGATGGCGCCGAGTACGACGTTCCCTTCCCAGAGCCAGGCCACGGAGCCAAGCACGAGGCCGGTGGCGAGCCCGTTCATCAGGCCGACGGCGGTCTGTCGGCCGACGACGCGCATGGTGCGTCGCAGGTCCATCTCGCCGAGGGCGAGCCCGCGGACCATCACGGTGAGGGTCTGCGTCCCGGCGTTGCCGCCCATGCCGGCGACGATCGGCATGAACATCGCGAGCACCGCGTACTTCTCGATCGTGCCGAGGAAGAGGCCGACGACGCTCGC
This genomic window from Holophagales bacterium contains:
- a CDS encoding ATP-grasp domain-containing protein; its protein translation is MNYFARALARTGATVFGLGDQPHGALPEAVREHVAFHLQVPDLWDEPAVEAAVRALAARHRLDRVECLWEPGMLLAARLREALGLPGMTVAETLPFRDKELMKQALEAAGVRTPRHARAASAAEVRAAAERLGFPLIVKPIAGAGSADTYRVASAEELDEVLPKIRHVAEVSVEEYVDGEEYTFDTICAGGEILFASSSWYRPKPLVGRSEEWISPQTVTLRDLSSPGLVAGRELGLRVLAALGFRTGFTHMEWFLTPRGEAVFGEIGARPPGARSVDTMNYCCDNDVYAGWAEAVVHGRLHRTFERRFNSAVIFKRARGHGRIRRVDGWERLRSELGAAIVGHDLLPVGAYRRDWKQTLLSDGWVFVRHPDLATLCAIADRVGSELHLFSE
- a CDS encoding ATP-grasp domain-containing protein — translated: MRHVVFVAPFFLDTTLRFVDAVADLADVRLSLVSQDPLEKLPDGLRSKLAAHWRIDDGLAAGQIAGAVEALARRHGPVERLLGALEQLQVPLGEVRDALGISGMGAETARNFRDKARMKEVLQAAGVPCARHARLRDEAEAWRFVGDVGYPVVLKPVAGAGAASTFRVASGDELRAALAANPPGAGREVVAEEFVVGDEHSLDTVSLAGTAVWHSISEYTPAPLTVVENPWIQWTVLLPREIDDPHFDAIRRIGSSALTALGMGTGLSHMEWFRRRDGSVVVSEVGARPPGAQIVSLISYAHDLDFYRAWARLMVDESFAPPERRFAAGAAYFRGQGSGRVRAVHGLDVAQRELGSLVVEAKLPQVGQVASPSYEGQGYAIFRHPETAVVRRALARVVQLVRVELG
- a CDS encoding FAD-binding protein, coding for MSGRPPLDPTALGLVVPQATHLERLTEILGPDGLRCDEVSRDRYGRDETESLCFLPAAAALPVDVAQVQAVLALAHAERLPIVPRGAGTGLSGGALPAAGGIVLSLERLTRVRAIDRENLTVDAETGVVVADLQTRVEELGLFYPPDPASRESCLLGGNLAEDSAGPRSCKYGTTRKWVLGLEAVLADGTLLATGGRNRKDVAGYDLTQLLIGSEGTLAVLTAATLRLIGKPRASLTMILPFAELEGAAGAVAAIFRAGFSPAACELVEEGALQAVSELTPLPGSLVGQAAMLLVELDGDDDEALLVEAAGIEELAISLGGRDALVAQDSADQHRLWAIRRRVGEAVKHRSVYKECDTVVPRAALALLVRAARRAAARQGIRAICYGHAGDGNLHVNLLQGDLPESLWEARRDAAEAELFAAVLELGGSITGEHGVGWTQRRYLPQRHAPVAIDLMRAIKRSFDPRGILNPGKIFL
- a CDS encoding FAD-dependent oxidoreductase: MARTPLFRRLQRAFALARLAEQRGEPETELVERLAEARTTAFSRREVLAVGGFAAAGIALGGRWIGAAPAAPAMGEVAIVGAGVAGLTAAHRLVQAGVSARIYEAQERVGGRMLSLRRAFPEGQVCELGGELVDTNHTALRGLCGELGLELDDFTRDDPAVSRDVWYFDGRRIRDAEIVAAFRPIARQIEAAWAALSGEDVTQASPNGGETVDRQSIAEWLEKAGCSGWLYRLLEVGYVTEFGLEIDRQSAWNLLSMISTEPGAFEIFGESDERFHIRGGNDQVPLRLAEGLGERIERGHRLEALTQRSDGRFELTFRTGESSKVVAAERVVLALPFTLLRQVDLRIDLPEVKRRAITELGMGMNAKVMVGFDDRLWRTRGRSNGSVLTDLPFQLSWESTRLQPGRGGIVVAYSGGLRGLEVGQGTPAEQARAFAREYDRLFPGVAAKRNTEARFHWPTHPWTLGSYACYLPGQWTGIRGAEGARVGALHFAGEHTSLDFQGYMEGGCESGERVAGEILTDLGRSKLPAGG